The Oryzias latipes chromosome 1, ASM223467v1 genome contains a region encoding:
- the LOC101173369 gene encoding junction plakoglobin, producing MAMMGEMESGARKVTEWQQTMYHMDSGIQSGATTVREDDGEFIRHHTMTATVTHGEPDLDAQYSMTRAQRVRAAMFPETLESGTAILSTQTDASQMTNVQRLAEPSQMLKAAIVHLINYQDDAELATRAVPELTKLLNDEDQFVVSRAAQIVNQLSRKEASRQALMQSPQMVAAVVRAMQNTSDMETTRATASIMHNLSHKREGLLAIFKSSGIPALVRMLSSPMESVLFYAITTLHNLLLHQDGAKMAVRLADGLQRMVPLLKKSNPKFLAITTDCLQLLSFGNQESKLIILANGGPEGLVHIMRNYTYEKLLWTTSRVLKVLSVCPSNKPAIVAAGGMQALGKHLNSSSQRLMQNCLWTLRNLSDAATKEDGLDSLLQMLVRLLSSDDINMLTCATGILSNLTCNNGHNKSLVTQNNGIEALIHAILRAAQREDIIEPAVCALRHLTSRHPQAELAQNAVRNHYGIPAIIKLVDQPYYWPVVKAAVGLIRNLALCQENQDALRAAGVLPRLVNLLIKAHQDTQKHDSSNQQTFQAGVRMEEIVEGCTGALHILARDPTNRAEIALLNIIPLFVQLLYSSVDNVKRVAAGVLCELAIDKQSAIKIEAEGASPPLMELLHSNNEGIATYAAAVLFRISEDKSLEHKKRVSMELTHSLFKHDPVAWEMARNNISMEPPYQDELDAGFQGGFAGYPADQDGMDDMGMGMGVEIMNGMMPDEYQPGYYEGQYPDQY from the exons ATGGCGATGA TGGGGGAAATGGAAAGCGGCGCGAGGAAGGTGACAGAGTGGCAGCAGACGATGTATCACATGGACTCAGGAATCCAGTCTGGAGCCACCACGGTCAGAGAAGACGACGGCGAGTTCATCAGGCATCACACCATGACCGCCACCGTCACCCATGGGGAGCCTG ACCTGGACGCTCAGTACTCCATGACCAGAGCCCAGCGTGTGCGTGCGGCTATGTTCCCTGAGACCTTGGAGTCCGGCACCGCCATCCTGTCCACTCAGACGGACGCCTCCCAGATGACCAACGTCCAGCGGCTGGCCGAGCCGTCTCAGATGCTCAAGGCGGCCATCGTCCACCTGATCAACTACCAGGACGACGCCGAGCTCGCCACTCGAGCCGTACCCGAGCTCACAAAGCTGCTCAACGACGAAGACCAG TTCGTGGTCAGCAGGGCCGCACAGATCGTCAACCAGCTGAGCCGGAAGGAGGCGTCGCGGCAAGCGCTCATGCAGTCGCCACAGATGGTGGCGGCGGTGGTGCGAGCCATGCAGAACACAAGTGACATGGAGACGACCAGAGCCACCGCCAGCATCATGCACAACTTGTCCCACAAGAGGGAGGGGCTGCTCGCCATCTTCAAATCCAGCGGGATTCCTGCACTTGTGCGCATGCTCAG CTCACCCATGGAGTCCGTGCTCTTCTACGCCATCACCACACTCCACAACCTCCTGCTTCACCAGGACGGCGCCAAGATGGCCGTGCGTTTGGCCGACGGCCTGCAGAGGATGGTTCCTCTGCTGAAAAAGAGCAACCCCAAGTTCCTGGCCATCACCACAGACTGTCTGCAGCTGCTGTCATTTGGAAACCAGGAGAGCAAG CTGATCATCCTCGCCAACGGCGGCCCCGAGGGTCTGGTTCACATCATGAGAAACTACACCTACGAGAAGCTGCTGTGGACCACGAGCCGCGTGCTCAAAGTGCTGTCCGTGTGCCCCAGCAACAAACCGGCCATCGTGGCAGCCG GTGGGATGCAGGCTCTGGGGAAACACCTGAACAGCTCCAGCCAGCGTCTGATGCAGAACTGCCTGTGGACTCTTCGAAACCTGTCTGATGCTGCCACCAAGGAG GATGGATTGGACAGCCTGCTGCAGATGCTGGTGCGTCTGCTCAGCTCCGACGACATCAACATGCTCACCTGTGCCACCGGCATCCTGTCCAACCTCACCTGCAACAACGGCCACAACAAGTCTCTGGTCACCCAGAACAACGGCATCGAGGCGCTGATCCACGCCATTCTGCGCGCCGCGCAAAGGGAGGATATCATCGAGCCTGCGGTCTGCGCTCTGCGGCATCTGACCTCCCGCCACCCGCAGGCCGAGCTGGCGCAAAACGCAGTGAGGAATCACTACGGCATTCCCGCCATCATCAAGCTGGTGGACCAGCCCTACTACTGGCCTGTCGTGAAG GCTGCGGTGGGTCTGATCCGGAACCTGGCCCTGTGCCAGGAAAACCAGGACGCCCTGAGAGCGGCGGGAGTCCTGCCCCGCCTGGTCAACCTGCTCATCAAAGCACACCAGGACACGCAGAAACACGACTCGTCCAACCAGCAGACGTTCCAG GCTGGAGTGAGGATGGAGGAGATCGTGGAGGGATGCACCGGAGCGCTGCACATCCTGGCCAGAGATCCCACCAACAGAGCGGAAATCGCCCTCCTGAACATCATTCCTCTCTTTGTCCAG CTTCTCTACTCATCAGTGGACAACGTGAAGCGCGTGGCCGCCGGCGTTCTCTGCGAGCTGGCGATTGACAAACAGTCAGCTATTAAGATTGAAGCCGAGGGCGCCTCGCCTCCTCTGATGGAGCTGCTGCACTCCAACAACGAGGGCATCG CCACGTATGCCGCTGCCGTGCTTTTCCGCATCTCCGAGGACAAAAGCCTGGAACACAAGAAGCGCGTGTCCATGGAGCTCACCCACTCCCTGTTCAAACACGACCCAGTCGCCTGGGAGATG GCCCGCAACAACATCTCCATGGAGCCTCCATACCAAGATG AGCTCGACGCCGGCTTCCAGGGGGGGTTTGCTGGATACCCGGCTGACCAGGACGGCATGGACGACATGGGCATGGGCATGGGCGTGGAAATCATGAATGGCATGATGCCCGACGAATACCAACCAGGCTACTACGAGGGACAATACCCAGATCAATATTAA